From one Cyprinus carpio isolate SPL01 chromosome B3, ASM1834038v1, whole genome shotgun sequence genomic stretch:
- the LOC109096124 gene encoding neuronal pentraxin-1-like yields the protein MEAGARGMHWKLLILSCLLADGMSQDFGQTQFICTSVPKDMDICAATLQNSVPGEDLKSTVMQLRETVLQQKETIMNQKETIRELTSKLTRCESQSASEPGDARVGGRRKETGTKNTMGDVSRGPTDTLAQLSRTLQSLKQRLENLEQFSRNNNSVQANSLKDLLQTKIDDLEKQVLSRVNGLEEVKPGLRNESEQRGRVESTLTSLHQRITDLEKGQKENRPLDKFQLTFPLRTNYMYAKVKKSLPEMYAFTVCMWLKSNASPGVGTPFSYAVPGQANELVLIEWGNNPMEMLINDKVAKLPFLINDGKWHHICITWTTRDGVWEAYQDGVMRGNGDSLAPYHPIKPQGVLILGQEQDTLGGGFDATQAFVGDMANFNIWDRKLSVGEIYNLATCSSKAQVGNVFSWLETSIEVYGGASKWTFEACRQLN from the exons ATGGAGGCTGGAGCGAGAGGGATGCACTGGAAACTTTTGATACTTTCTTGTCTTTTGGCCGACGGGATGAGCCAGGACTTTGGACAGACGCAGTTCATTTGCACGTCCGTGCCCAAGGATATGGACATATGCGCCGCTACACTGCAGAACAGCGTGCCCGGGGAGGATCTCAAGAGCACGGTCATGCAACTGCGAGAGACGGTGCTCCAACAGAAGGAAACAATCATGAACCAGAAGGAAACCATCAGGGAACTGACTTCCAAGCTGACGAGGTGCGAAAGTCAGAGCGCGTCCGAGCCTGGAGACGCGAGGGTCGGCGGACGACGGAAGGAAACGGGCACCAAGAACACAATGGGAGATGTGTCGAGGGGTCCGACGGACACACTGGCTCAACTCTCACGGACTTTACAGTCACTCAAGCAGAGGCTGGAGAACCTGGAG CAATTTAGCCGGAATAACAACTCCGTCCAGGCGAACAGCTTGAAGGATCTTCTGCAGACTAAAATTGACGACCTGGAGAAGCAGGTCCTGTCCCGTGTGAACGGTTTGGAGGAAGTAAAGCCCGGGCTGCGCAACGAGAGCGAGCAGCGCGGACGCGTCGAGTCCACTCTCACTTCACTGCACCAGAGAATCACCGATCTAGAGAAAG gcCAAAAGGAAAACAGACCACTGGATAAATTCCAGCTGACATTCCCTCTGAGGACCAACTACATGTATGCTAAAGTCAAGAAGAGCCTGCCAGAGATGTATGCCTTCACTGTGTGCATGTGGCTCAAATCCAACGCCTCTCCAGGAGTGGGGACGCCTTTCTCATATGCAGTCCCAGGACAAGCCAATGAACTGGTTCTTATTGAGTGGGGAAACAACCCAATGGAAATGCTTATCAATGATAAG GTTGCTAAGCTGCCTTTCCTGATCAATGATGGGAAATGGCATCACATTTGTATCACATGGACAACTCGAGATGGTGTGTGGGAAGCTTATCAGGATGGTGTAATGAGGGGAAATGGGGACAGTCTGGCCCCTTACCATCCAATCAAACCACAAGGGGTATTGATTCTGGGACAAGAGCAG GATACTCTTGGTGGAGGGTTTGACGCCACTCAAGCATTTGTCGGTGACATGGCGAATTTCAACATCTGGGACCGAAAACTGTCCGTGGGAGAGATTTATAACCTGGCCACATGCAGCAGCAAAGCACAAGTGGGGAATGTCTTCTCTTGGTTGGAAACCAGCATTGAGGTCTACGGAGGAGCTTCGAAATGGACATTTGAGGCCTGTCGCCAACTGAACTAA